The bacterium DNA window GCGTTTTTCAAATTTCTATTGAGGACTTTCATATTGATTTTATTATAGCATCAACAGATTTTGAAAAAACTGCTTTAACCAGAAGGAGTTTAATAACACTTCATAGTGTCTCTGGGTATTTCCCAACACCCGAGGATATGATTATATTTAAAGTAATTCCCAATAGACCAGGAGACATTATTGATGCGGAAGGAATTGTTATAAGACACAAAGGAAAACTTGATGAGAAATATCTTATATCCTGGGCACAAAAACTTTCAGATGAAGCAGAAAATATGAGGATATATAATGAGGTAAAGAGATTATTAAACTTATAAATGGCCTTGTCAGGTTAATATTTGTAAGTCCAGATTTGTGTTGTGTCAAAAATAATATTAAAGGATATGAAAGAAATTAGGAAATAAATAAAAGGTGTTTTTGGACAAACGGGTTTTTCGGATAGGTTGTAAATACGGTTGAAATAAAACATAATGGATTTGAATGAGTTAAATAGGTTAATTAAAGATATTGAATCTGATCGAGTAGAACGGAAGGAATCTCTCTCTGAGAAAGATAAAATTTGTCAGGGTATTTGTGCCTTCGCCAATGAC harbors:
- a CDS encoding nucleotidyltransferase, whose amino-acid sequence is MLLDDVYKKIVSFLNKNGYNYLVIGGIAVGVLGEARFTEDVDLCLFIKKKDVLDFLKKAHEEGFSFNKERIKAQMKIAGVFQISIEDFHIDFIIASTDFEKTALTRRSLITLHSVSGYFPTPEDMIIFKVIPNRPGDIIDAEGIVIRHKGKLDEKYLISWAQKLSDEAENMRIYNEVKRLLNL